A DNA window from uncultured Methanoregula sp. contains the following coding sequences:
- a CDS encoding histidine kinase N-terminal 7TM domain-containing protein, with amino-acid sequence MILQFTPYILILLISGFVSAGLTMIGWNNRALPVARPFILLMAAETVWLFGSALEMMSTQLDTVLFLNNIEYPAMMTVPVALLLVSLIYSGREHYLTKKTIPLFFIVPALVCLLVFTNPWHYLYYTGFHAEILGGAVVWVYEHGPLFWIMFAYNYLIGSLALLLITGRLFSRNDFFRRQTIIIVLAACIPFLFNLAYVLSLDPFPDYDLTQVAFLLTGIILAVGLLRYQLFSAIPVAYSRVFATISDGVFVLDSQFRVLDLNPAAERIAGTTPHLAARRKLLTILPEVSPILENPVPDPEKWQGEAMLILDEQPRHFDIHLTPLDAEGTGSKGYLCIFHDVTGRKQAELSLVTANRKINLLTRITRHDIENKLMILHGFNVLLKKSSLTPAQNEYLDRQETALNAMREQIAFTRKYQQLGVQAPVWQDADAIVRTAKTQVFFNRIRFSCTVEPVEILADQMLERVFYNLLDNAMRYGGERMTEVRVTSRREGPSFVLVIEDDGEGISGADRPQLFEQGFGKNTGLGLFLSREILAITDIAIDEKSSTGSGARFEIQVPPGKFRIAGRRE; translated from the coding sequence ATGATCCTCCAGTTCACACCTTACATCCTCATCCTGCTCATCTCGGGATTCGTATCAGCCGGGCTCACGATGATCGGATGGAACAACCGTGCCCTCCCGGTTGCCAGGCCGTTTATCCTCCTGATGGCAGCCGAGACCGTCTGGCTCTTCGGGTCAGCGCTGGAGATGATGAGTACCCAGCTGGATACCGTCCTCTTTCTCAACAATATCGAATACCCGGCCATGATGACGGTGCCGGTCGCCCTGCTCCTGGTCTCGCTCATCTATTCAGGCAGGGAACATTATCTCACAAAAAAGACGATCCCGCTCTTCTTCATTGTCCCTGCGCTGGTCTGCCTGCTGGTGTTCACCAATCCGTGGCATTACCTCTATTACACAGGCTTCCATGCTGAGATTCTCGGGGGTGCAGTGGTCTGGGTGTACGAGCACGGTCCGCTGTTCTGGATCATGTTCGCGTACAATTACCTGATCGGCTCTCTCGCCCTTCTCCTTATTACAGGCCGCCTCTTCTCCCGCAATGATTTCTTCCGCCGGCAGACGATAATCATAGTCCTTGCAGCCTGTATTCCATTTCTCTTCAACCTGGCCTATGTCCTCAGCCTGGACCCGTTCCCGGATTATGACCTCACGCAGGTTGCGTTCCTCCTGACCGGTATCATCCTCGCGGTAGGTCTGCTGCGGTACCAGCTCTTCTCCGCGATCCCGGTTGCGTACTCACGGGTCTTTGCCACGATCAGCGACGGGGTGTTTGTTCTTGACAGCCAGTTCAGGGTTCTCGATCTCAATCCCGCAGCAGAACGGATTGCTGGAACGACACCCCACCTGGCCGCTCGCCGTAAACTCCTGACGATCCTCCCGGAAGTCTCTCCAATCCTTGAAAACCCGGTCCCGGATCCGGAGAAATGGCAGGGCGAGGCGATGCTTATCCTGGATGAGCAGCCCCGTCATTTCGACATCCATCTGACCCCGCTTGACGCGGAAGGGACCGGGTCCAAAGGATACCTGTGCATCTTCCATGATGTGACCGGCCGCAAGCAGGCCGAACTCTCGCTCGTGACAGCCAACCGGAAGATCAACCTCCTCACCCGGATCACGCGTCATGACATCGAGAACAAGCTGATGATCCTGCATGGCTTCAATGTGCTCCTGAAAAAATCCTCCCTCACTCCTGCCCAGAACGAGTACCTGGACCGGCAGGAGACCGCCCTGAATGCTATGCGGGAACAGATCGCGTTTACACGGAAATACCAGCAGCTCGGGGTCCAGGCGCCGGTCTGGCAGGATGCCGATGCCATAGTCAGGACCGCCAAGACCCAGGTCTTCTTCAACCGGATCCGGTTCTCCTGCACGGTCGAGCCGGTCGAGATCCTTGCCGACCAGATGCTCGAACGGGTCTTCTACAACCTTCTGGACAATGCCATGCGGTATGGCGGTGAACGGATGACCGAGGTCCGGGTAACCTCCCGCAGGGAGGGACCTTCTTTTGTTCTTGTTATTGAGGATGACGGTGAAGGGATCTCCGGGGCGGACCGGCCGCAGCTGTTCGAGCAGGGCTTTGGTAAAAATACCGGTCTGGGTCTCTTTCTCTCGCGGGAGATCCTCGCCATCACGGATATCGCGATCGATGAGAAGAGCAGCACCGGCAGCGGAGCCCGGTTTGAGATCCAGGTCCCCCCGGGGAAATTCCGGATCGCTGGCCGCAGGGAATGA
- a CDS encoding thiamine pyrophosphate-dependent enzyme, with amino-acid sequence MSFEDWYRQDRLPHIYCAGCGNGTIINCTLAAIDQMGWKKEETVFVSGIGCSSRAPGYILTDSLHTTHGRALPFATGVKMANPNLNVVVFTGDGDLAAIGGNHFIHACRRNINLTVVCMNNQIYGMTGGQGSPTTPKGCLSSTTPYGCAEIPFDLCELAIAAGANYVSRWTSYHVKELEKAVKAGLETPGFSFIEALVQCPTAFGRRNKFRQVADHVEYLRAHSLLKAKYDRMTEQGEHIPEDMFVVGELMRRNRPALGVKP; translated from the coding sequence ATGAGTTTCGAGGACTGGTACCGTCAGGACCGGCTCCCCCACATCTACTGTGCGGGCTGCGGGAACGGGACTATCATCAACTGCACTCTTGCCGCCATCGACCAGATGGGCTGGAAGAAAGAGGAGACGGTCTTTGTCTCCGGTATCGGCTGCTCCTCGCGGGCCCCCGGCTACATCCTCACCGACTCGCTCCACACCACGCATGGCCGGGCCCTCCCGTTCGCCACCGGGGTGAAGATGGCAAACCCGAATCTCAATGTCGTGGTCTTCACCGGCGACGGCGACCTGGCAGCCATTGGCGGCAACCATTTCATCCACGCCTGCCGGCGCAACATCAATCTCACGGTGGTCTGCATGAACAACCAGATCTATGGCATGACCGGCGGGCAGGGAAGCCCGACCACCCCGAAAGGCTGCCTCTCCTCCACCACCCCGTACGGGTGCGCCGAGATCCCGTTCGATCTCTGCGAGCTGGCAATAGCTGCCGGGGCCAACTATGTCTCCCGCTGGACCTCGTACCACGTAAAAGAACTGGAGAAGGCGGTAAAAGCCGGCCTCGAGACCCCGGGCTTCTCGTTCATCGAGGCGCTCGTCCAGTGCCCGACCGCATTCGGGCGCCGCAACAAGTTCCGGCAGGTAGCCGATCACGTGGAATACCTCCGGGCCCACTCGCTCCTCAAGGCCAAGTACGACCGGATGACCGAGCAGGGCGAACATATTCCTGAAGATATGTTCGTTGTCGGGGAACTCATGCGCCGCAACCGGCCGGCTCTCGGAGTGAAACCATGA
- a CDS encoding FumA C-terminus/TtdB family hydratase beta subunit translates to MSKAPVQLTTPLGEEVLSLQAGDQVELSGIVYTARDEAHLRMQEQGIPFDPKGAVIYHCGPVIADKKVIAAGPTTSARMNELSGFLIDKGVRGLIGKGGMGRTVREQLRERGVYFAFTGGCAALASSHMTLEGVFYEDLGMAEAVWAIRLDRLPLVVGIDSHGSDIFDAARKNAEDAFKNYTKKPCPGR, encoded by the coding sequence ATGAGCAAAGCACCCGTTCAGCTCACAACCCCGCTTGGCGAAGAAGTCCTTTCGCTGCAGGCCGGCGATCAGGTCGAGCTCTCGGGCATTGTCTACACGGCCCGCGACGAGGCTCATCTCCGGATGCAGGAGCAGGGGATCCCGTTCGATCCCAAAGGAGCGGTCATCTACCACTGCGGCCCGGTCATTGCGGACAAAAAAGTCATAGCTGCCGGTCCCACGACCTCGGCCCGGATGAACGAGCTCTCCGGGTTCCTGATCGACAAAGGCGTGCGGGGCCTCATCGGGAAAGGGGGAATGGGAAGAACGGTGCGGGAACAGCTCCGGGAAAGGGGCGTGTACTTCGCGTTCACCGGCGGGTGTGCAGCGCTCGCCTCCTCGCACATGACCCTGGAGGGAGTCTTTTACGAAGACCTGGGAATGGCCGAGGCGGTCTGGGCAATCCGGCTGGACCGGCTGCCGCTTGTTGTCGGCATCGACTCGCATGGCAGCGATATCTTCGATGCTGCCCGGAAAAATGCAGAAGATGCATTTAAGAATTATACAAAAAAGCCCTGCCCCGGCCGGTAG
- a CDS encoding PDDEXK nuclease domain-containing protein, which translates to MLFERTALSKKPEELARKELAALRDEDRITPDLVFKSPYFLEFLGLSDTFSEKDLENSILRDLERFILELGTDFSFVARQKRITVDGEDFYIDLLFYHRKLRRLVVIDLKLGKFKAADKGQIELYLRWLDKYDRQPGEEAPIGLVLCAGSSAEHVELLELEASSIRVAEYLTELPPREVLEKKLKAAVEIARERLAARKAGE; encoded by the coding sequence ATGTTATTCGAACGTACCGCCCTCTCTAAGAAACCGGAAGAGCTTGCCCGAAAGGAACTTGCAGCGCTCCGTGATGAAGACCGGATAACACCGGACCTTGTCTTCAAGAGCCCGTACTTCCTGGAATTCCTCGGGTTGTCCGATACATTTTCAGAAAAAGATCTGGAGAATTCCATTCTCCGGGATCTGGAGCGTTTCATCCTCGAACTCGGTACGGATTTCTCATTTGTCGCACGGCAAAAAAGGATCACGGTGGATGGTGAGGACTTCTACATCGATCTGCTCTTCTATCACCGGAAACTTCGCAGGCTTGTCGTGATCGATCTCAAGCTGGGGAAGTTTAAGGCAGCGGACAAGGGGCAGATTGAACTCTACCTGCGCTGGCTGGACAAGTACGATCGTCAGCCGGGCGAAGAAGCGCCTATCGGTCTTGTCCTCTGTGCGGGGTCTTCTGCGGAACATGTCGAACTCCTCGAACTCGAAGCGAGCAGCATACGCGTTGCCGAGTATCTCACTGAACTCCCGCCCCGCGAAGTGCTCGAGAAGAAACTCAAGGCCGCGGTGGAGATTGCACGGGAACGGCTTGCGGCGAGGAAGGCCGGGGAATGA
- a CDS encoding 2-oxoacid:acceptor oxidoreductase family protein, whose protein sequence is MRHEVRFSGFGGQGIILSAVIIGRAAVMYDNKFAVQTQVYGPEARGGASMSQVVIDDDPILYPKVANPNIYVIMSQEGFEKYGANAQDPAVMLIDSTLVHSRPKCRCIEIPATQEAKQTLKKDIVANIVMLGALVAATQVVSEESLKKAILDSVPKGTEDLNLKAMQLGLTLGKQS, encoded by the coding sequence ATGAGGCACGAGGTCAGGTTCTCGGGGTTCGGGGGCCAGGGCATCATCCTCTCTGCAGTCATCATCGGCCGGGCCGCTGTCATGTATGACAACAAGTTCGCGGTCCAGACGCAGGTCTATGGCCCGGAGGCCCGGGGCGGGGCATCGATGAGCCAGGTTGTCATCGATGACGACCCGATCCTCTACCCCAAGGTCGCCAACCCCAACATCTATGTTATCATGTCGCAGGAAGGCTTCGAGAAGTACGGGGCAAATGCACAGGATCCTGCGGTCATGCTCATCGACTCAACGCTCGTCCACTCCCGCCCGAAGTGCAGGTGCATCGAGATCCCTGCAACGCAGGAAGCCAAGCAGACGCTGAAGAAAGATATCGTGGCAAATATCGTGATGCTCGGGGCTCTCGTTGCTGCAACGCAGGTGGTGAGCGAAGAGTCGCTGAAGAAAGCCATCCTCGATTCCGTGCCCAAGGGAACCGAGGATCTCAACCTGAAAGCCATGCAGCTGGGACTTACGCTGGGAAAACAATCATGA
- the sucD gene encoding succinate--CoA ligase subunit alpha has product MIYGDRNTGVLVQGATGKQGEFHIGLMNAYAKQVGGRGVVAGVTPGKGGQQVHGVPVYNTVKEAMKYHDIGASVIFVPAGAAADAIMEEANAGITTIVCITEHMPVQDSMKAIAYARMEGASVIGPNCPGLLSPGEVKMGIMPAGLFTRGNVGVISRSGTLTYEVVDELTRAGIGQSTVVGIGGDPVIGQTFRDVLERFEKDPETKAVVLVGEVGGNLEEEGAKSTDLPIVSYIAGVSAPPDKRMGHAGAIVEGGEGDARSKIARLKKHGVPVASRVSEIPEMVRELFRCRC; this is encoded by the coding sequence ATGATTTACGGTGACAGGAACACAGGAGTCCTTGTGCAGGGCGCAACCGGCAAGCAGGGCGAGTTCCATATCGGCCTGATGAATGCTTATGCAAAGCAGGTCGGGGGCAGGGGAGTTGTTGCCGGTGTTACCCCGGGCAAGGGCGGCCAGCAGGTGCACGGCGTCCCGGTGTACAACACCGTGAAGGAGGCGATGAAGTACCATGACATCGGGGCTTCCGTCATCTTCGTTCCCGCCGGTGCAGCAGCCGATGCGATCATGGAGGAAGCCAATGCCGGTATCACCACCATTGTCTGCATCACCGAGCACATGCCGGTGCAGGACTCGATGAAGGCGATCGCCTACGCGAGGATGGAAGGGGCGAGCGTGATCGGCCCCAACTGCCCCGGGCTCCTCTCGCCCGGCGAAGTGAAGATGGGGATCATGCCGGCCGGTCTCTTCACGCGGGGGAACGTTGGCGTCATCTCCCGGTCCGGCACGCTGACCTACGAGGTCGTGGACGAGCTCACCCGGGCCGGCATCGGCCAGAGCACGGTGGTCGGGATCGGCGGCGACCCGGTCATCGGCCAGACATTCAGGGATGTCCTTGAACGCTTCGAGAAGGATCCCGAGACAAAAGCGGTCGTGCTTGTCGGCGAAGTCGGAGGCAACCTGGAGGAAGAAGGAGCAAAGTCCACCGATCTCCCGATCGTCTCCTACATTGCCGGAGTATCGGCACCTCCGGACAAGCGGATGGGCCATGCCGGCGCAATTGTCGAAGGCGGCGAGGGCGATGCCCGGTCCAAGATCGCCCGGCTGAAAAAGCACGGCGTGCCGGTAGCCTCCCGGGTCTCCGAGATCCCGGAGATGGTCCGGGAACTCTTCCGGTGCCGGTGCTAA
- a CDS encoding 4Fe-4S dicluster domain-containing protein, whose product MKLAIDETRCKGCNLCTKVCPYKIFREGKKPNRRGIVVPELDRPERCTNCRLRHLYGRQLCGVCQLTCPDQAIHWDEEKPYELHKVAIEY is encoded by the coding sequence ATGAAACTCGCCATCGACGAGACCCGGTGCAAGGGCTGCAATCTCTGTACAAAAGTCTGCCCGTACAAGATTTTCAGGGAGGGGAAAAAACCCAACCGCCGGGGGATTGTGGTGCCCGAACTGGACCGGCCCGAGCGCTGCACCAACTGCCGGCTCCGGCACCTTTACGGCAGGCAGCTCTGCGGCGTCTGCCAGCTCACCTGCCCCGACCAGGCAATTCACTGGGACGAAGAGAAACCCTATGAACTCCACAAGGTGGCGATTGAATATTGA
- a CDS encoding 2-oxoacid:acceptor oxidoreductase subunit alpha — protein sequence MTRLEFWQGNTACAEGALAAGCNFFGGYPITPSTEVAEHMAVKLPKKGGVFIQMEDEIASMASIIGASWTGARAMTATSGPGFSLMMENIGFAAMTETPCVVVNVQRGGPSTGQPTMSAQGDMMQARFGSHGDYAIIALCPATVQEMFELTVKAFNLADKYRVPVFLMADETVGHMREKILVPDKVERIERKPLAAGALPFRADADLIPGFGQFGTGHHVHVTGLTHDERGYPSATNPALHAALVRRLVDKIENARHEMADYDVVNPGATRVFVAYGGPVRTVQQVMHDAKDPDIGFLRIRTVWPFPEKALAEFKNAKAFFVPEMNLGQIAREIERHVRVPVVSIPKLGGELHTPADLTAALEAHR from the coding sequence TTGACGAGACTTGAATTCTGGCAGGGAAACACGGCCTGTGCCGAAGGGGCGCTTGCTGCCGGCTGCAACTTTTTCGGCGGCTACCCGATCACCCCCTCAACGGAAGTCGCCGAGCACATGGCAGTAAAACTCCCGAAGAAGGGCGGCGTGTTCATCCAGATGGAGGACGAGATCGCGTCCATGGCCTCGATCATCGGGGCTTCCTGGACCGGCGCCCGGGCCATGACCGCAACGAGCGGGCCCGGATTCTCCTTAATGATGGAGAACATCGGGTTTGCCGCCATGACCGAGACACCCTGCGTTGTCGTCAATGTCCAGCGGGGCGGCCCCTCCACCGGCCAGCCGACCATGTCGGCCCAGGGGGACATGATGCAGGCCCGGTTCGGTTCGCACGGCGATTACGCAATCATCGCCCTCTGCCCGGCAACTGTTCAGGAGATGTTTGAGCTGACCGTTAAGGCGTTCAACCTCGCGGACAAGTACCGCGTCCCGGTCTTCCTGATGGCCGACGAAACCGTGGGGCACATGCGGGAGAAGATCCTCGTTCCCGACAAGGTCGAACGCATTGAGCGAAAACCGCTCGCGGCCGGGGCCCTGCCGTTCAGAGCGGATGCCGATCTCATCCCGGGCTTCGGGCAGTTCGGCACCGGGCACCATGTCCATGTCACCGGCCTGACCCACGATGAGCGGGGCTACCCGAGCGCAACGAACCCGGCACTGCACGCGGCCCTTGTCCGGCGGCTCGTGGACAAGATCGAGAACGCCCGCCACGAGATGGCGGACTACGATGTCGTCAATCCCGGCGCAACCCGGGTCTTTGTCGCGTACGGCGGTCCGGTCCGGACCGTCCAGCAGGTGATGCACGATGCTAAGGATCCGGATATCGGGTTCCTCCGGATCCGCACGGTCTGGCCGTTCCCCGAAAAAGCGCTCGCGGAGTTCAAAAATGCGAAAGCGTTCTTCGTGCCCGAGATGAACCTCGGTCAGATCGCCCGCGAGATCGAGCGGCACGTCCGGGTGCCGGTCGTCAGCATCCCCAAGCTGGGAGGAGAACTCCACACGCCCGCAGATCTCACCGCCGCCCTGGAGGCCCACCGATGA
- a CDS encoding fumarate hydratase, translated as MQTPDPASIHAALADATFRAYREAVIRLPLDVLKVIGDAARTETNPVARGEFANILRNIKTAGELGVPMCQDTGVPVIYLTIPPHIPLTQDLYDAVAAGVRRAVKEVPLRPNVVDPLTRHNSNDNTGEGMPAIHVRPGPKFTVTVLPKGAGAENMSRIAMLLPSQKDQIEKFVVETVYLAGSRPCPPLIIGVGIGGTFDGAAALAKEALLEPVDMMTGLEQEILCAVNRLGIGPMGLGGDFTALAVKVKTAGCHTASLPVAVNIQCWANRHVTVEVRV; from the coding sequence ATGCAGACACCGGACCCCGCCTCCATCCATGCGGCCCTTGCCGACGCAACGTTCCGGGCCTACCGGGAAGCAGTCATCCGCCTCCCGCTGGACGTGCTGAAAGTGATCGGGGATGCAGCCCGCACCGAGACAAACCCGGTTGCCCGGGGCGAGTTTGCCAATATCCTGAGGAACATCAAGACCGCCGGGGAACTCGGCGTGCCGATGTGCCAGGATACCGGTGTCCCGGTCATTTACCTGACAATCCCGCCGCACATCCCGCTCACGCAGGATCTGTACGATGCCGTGGCCGCAGGCGTCCGCAGGGCTGTAAAAGAAGTCCCGCTCCGGCCCAACGTGGTCGATCCCCTCACCCGGCATAATTCGAATGACAACACCGGCGAGGGGATGCCGGCAATCCACGTGAGGCCCGGCCCGAAATTCACGGTTACCGTTCTGCCCAAGGGAGCCGGTGCGGAGAACATGTCCCGGATCGCAATGCTGCTTCCCTCCCAGAAAGACCAGATCGAGAAGTTCGTGGTCGAGACCGTGTACCTGGCCGGTTCCCGGCCCTGCCCCCCGCTCATCATCGGTGTCGGAATTGGCGGCACGTTCGATGGCGCAGCAGCGCTTGCAAAAGAAGCCCTCCTTGAGCCGGTCGATATGATGACCGGCCTTGAACAGGAGATCCTCTGTGCTGTCAACCGGCTCGGGATCGGACCGATGGGGCTTGGCGGGGACTTCACGGCCCTTGCGGTCAAGGTGAAGACAGCCGGCTGCCACACGGCATCGCTGCCGGTTGCCGTCAACATCCAGTGCTGGGCGAACCGGCACGTGACGGTCGAGGTGCGGGTATGA
- a CDS encoding NYN domain-containing protein, which yields MRFGKLRKNSDGSFEQKRVDILLAVELVRLSWSGQIGHAVIVTGDSDFVPAIEAAKDAGVITKLYYSRRSVHDELLSAVDERCEMDPAFIERVKR from the coding sequence ATGCGTTTTGGAAAATTGCGCAAGAATTCTGATGGGAGTTTCGAGCAGAAACGCGTTGACATTCTTCTTGCCGTTGAACTGGTAAGACTCAGCTGGTCCGGTCAGATCGGTCACGCGGTGATTGTTACGGGCGATAGTGATTTTGTGCCGGCGATTGAAGCAGCAAAAGATGCCGGGGTTATAACAAAACTGTACTATTCCCGGAGATCGGTTCACGATGAGTTATTGTCGGCAGTCGATGAACGGTGCGAGATGGATCCTGCGTTTATTGAGAGGGTGAAACGATAA
- a CDS encoding aldo/keto reductase yields the protein MLYRTVPKTGDRLSILGFGCMRYPSNRTGGVDEERTIRQIRQAIDGGVNYLDTAPVYHMGKSEPVLAKALADGYRGKVRIATKLPHWSVFEREDMDRILDTQLRTLRTDHIDYYLLHSISRSSFESMKSLGIFGFLDSAKEDGRIRQAGFSTHASNAVFREIVDAYDWDFCQIQYNYLDEHNQAGKDGLEYAAGKDLAVMIMEPLRGGNLAGRVPDSIQAIWDKAPVKRSPAEWALRWVWNHPEVTVVLSGMNDEAHIEENLRAAETALPGSLTGEELATISEARDEYRRLMKVGCTGCGYCMPCPAGVDIPGCFASYNSHALFPHDRSVKFHYIGQHGGLMGEKSSAGLCRQCGRCTKACPQHLPIPLLMKDVARDMEGMMNVVVPVLRGGIWCMNKFGRVRRAITGDKSHA from the coding sequence ATGTTATACCGAACCGTCCCAAAAACCGGCGACAGACTCTCGATCCTCGGCTTCGGGTGCATGCGCTACCCGTCCAACCGGACCGGGGGGGTTGACGAGGAACGCACGATCCGGCAGATCCGGCAGGCCATTGACGGCGGCGTCAATTACCTTGACACTGCACCGGTCTACCACATGGGGAAGAGCGAACCGGTGCTCGCAAAGGCGCTGGCCGATGGTTACCGCGGGAAAGTCCGGATTGCAACCAAGCTGCCCCACTGGTCGGTCTTCGAGCGGGAGGACATGGACCGGATCCTCGACACCCAGCTCAGAACGCTCCGGACCGATCACATCGATTACTACCTGCTCCACAGCATCAGCAGGAGCAGCTTTGAGAGCATGAAGAGCCTCGGGATCTTCGGGTTCCTCGATTCGGCAAAGGAGGACGGGAGGATCCGGCAGGCCGGCTTCTCCACCCACGCGAGCAACGCGGTCTTCCGCGAGATCGTGGATGCCTACGACTGGGACTTCTGCCAGATCCAGTACAATTATCTTGACGAGCACAACCAGGCAGGAAAAGACGGGCTCGAATATGCAGCGGGAAAAGATCTGGCGGTGATGATCATGGAACCCCTGCGGGGCGGCAACCTGGCCGGGCGGGTGCCGGACTCGATCCAGGCAATCTGGGACAAGGCACCCGTGAAGCGATCGCCCGCCGAGTGGGCGCTCCGCTGGGTCTGGAACCACCCGGAAGTGACCGTTGTCCTCTCCGGCATGAACGACGAGGCGCACATTGAAGAAAATCTCAGGGCCGCAGAGACGGCGCTTCCCGGTTCACTGACCGGGGAGGAACTCGCAACAATCAGTGAGGCCCGCGACGAGTACCGGCGCCTTATGAAAGTCGGGTGCACGGGCTGCGGGTACTGCATGCCCTGCCCGGCGGGCGTGGACATCCCCGGCTGTTTTGCAAGTTACAACAGCCATGCCCTCTTTCCCCATGACCGGAGTGTGAAATTCCATTATATCGGGCAGCACGGGGGCCTCATGGGAGAGAAATCCTCGGCCGGGCTCTGCCGGCAGTGCGGCAGATGCACGAAAGCCTGCCCGCAGCACCTGCCCATTCCGTTACTGATGAAAGACGTGGCCCGGGATATGGAGGGGATGATGAACGTGGTGGTGCCGGTCCTCCGGGGCGGGATCTGGTGCATGAATAAATTCGGCCGGGTCCGCCGGGCGATTACGGGTGACAAGTCCCATGCCTGA
- a CDS encoding AAA family ATPase, translating into MKNIDTSIQSDDSKITRKISIRGYKSFADERSIEIRNLTILAGSNSSGKSSIFQPLLLMKQTLEESFDPGALFFDGPHVKFSRIDQMLSKVPGKKRCSKFSILFSISENENVKLVFEKNQDQNKNLTIDIVETIYQEGENTTKFFKNMTEEEILKELKNPEDLGKNFLNAFSDDFKKQFSVDGELKIGAEMRRNRCFLDAPIFFSISGGRVPFNMGITTKLRDIIEEDILKIIHVPALRGNPRRDYQKTGFEFRYPGTFENYVASIITDWMKKNDPKLNELFSDLAKLKLSKRIKTHDINDAKVEILVPQLPVKSKLKNTEWISIADVGFGVSQTLPVLVALLVAQKNQIVYIEQPEIHLHPDVQLELAEIFIKAANRGVRLIVETHSDILLLGLQTMVAEEKIRPNDVILHWFERDNKGISNITSSVLNKDGSYGKWPQDFGLVYLNAEKRFLEANKKHHFRIKNEKGGN; encoded by the coding sequence ATGAAAAATATCGATACGAGTATTCAATCCGATGATTCAAAAATTACAAGAAAAATTTCTATTAGAGGCTATAAGTCATTTGCTGACGAAAGATCGATTGAAATTCGTAATTTAACTATCCTCGCTGGTTCAAATAGTTCTGGAAAATCAAGTATTTTTCAGCCGCTCCTTCTTATGAAACAAACATTAGAGGAGTCGTTTGATCCAGGCGCCCTTTTTTTTGACGGCCCACATGTAAAATTTAGTAGAATCGATCAAATGTTATCAAAAGTCCCTGGGAAAAAAAGATGCTCAAAATTTTCAATTTTATTTAGTATTTCTGAAAATGAAAATGTAAAATTAGTTTTTGAGAAAAATCAAGATCAAAACAAAAATCTGACAATTGATATTGTGGAGACAATTTACCAAGAGGGGGAAAACACCACAAAATTCTTTAAAAATATGACGGAAGAAGAAATTTTAAAAGAACTAAAAAATCCGGAAGACCTTGGAAAAAATTTTCTTAATGCGTTTTCTGATGATTTCAAAAAACAATTTTCAGTAGATGGAGAACTGAAAATTGGAGCGGAAATGCGAAGAAATCGTTGTTTTTTGGATGCACCGATATTTTTTTCCATATCGGGAGGTCGTGTCCCATTTAATATGGGAATTACTACTAAACTCAGAGACATTATTGAAGAAGATATATTGAAAATTATCCATGTTCCAGCATTGCGGGGAAATCCTAGAAGAGATTATCAAAAAACAGGATTTGAATTCCGCTATCCTGGTACTTTTGAAAATTACGTTGCGAGCATCATAACTGACTGGATGAAAAAAAACGATCCCAAATTAAATGAATTATTTTCTGATTTGGCCAAGTTAAAATTGTCTAAACGGATTAAAACACATGATATCAATGATGCAAAAGTTGAAATTTTAGTCCCCCAACTTCCAGTAAAAAGTAAATTAAAAAATACTGAATGGATTAGTATAGCTGATGTTGGATTCGGTGTATCTCAAACTCTTCCGGTTTTGGTTGCATTATTAGTTGCTCAAAAAAACCAAATCGTATATATCGAACAACCAGAAATTCACCTTCATCCAGATGTTCAATTGGAACTTGCGGAAATATTTATTAAAGCAGCAAATCGTGGTGTTCGATTAATTGTTGAAACTCATAGTGATATTTTGTTGTTGGGTTTACAAACAATGGTCGCTGAAGAAAAAATCCGACCAAATGATGTTATTCTGCATTGGTTTGAACGGGATAATAAGGGAATATCCAACATCACAAGCTCTGTTTTGAATAAAGATGGATCATATGGAAAGTGGCCTCAAGATTTCGGACTTGTCTATTTAAATGCTGAAAAACGATTTTTAGAAGCTAATAAAAAACACCACTTCCGGATTAAAAATGAGAAAGGAGGAAATTAA